DNA from Antennarius striatus isolate MH-2024 chromosome 1, ASM4005453v1, whole genome shotgun sequence:
ttaattatacacaggtaaagtttGCATGTTTATTGGTtgatataaaaatatgttgttgtttttttataatttaggggttttggggcttttttacaagactaacagcttaaaatgattttagttattttaaattttagttatttatttagttattttagtaATTTTAAATCGTTAAATGTTTGATCTTCGAGTTCAGTgatggaacggattaaaatgattttagttattttaaattattaaatgttgtttgatttaCGACATAACAGATTAatctcgtatctccaggttctactttaCTTGAATAaagtattaaaaatgtaatttaaatttaaattttttctaaattttaatTTCCAGTTTGGGAAAATAAAGTATATCGTTTTATCTAAAACAATCTTAAACTTTTACTCTAATTTACTGATAAATGACtgacctgcagggggcgctctGTTGCTGCAGCCACTGTTCTCCCACACTGACCGAACGCGCCCGGAAGGCCAGAccctgaggagggggggggggtgagtgaaAATGGTTAACTTTCTGTTTGGTGTCCAAACAAGCTGCAGTTGCCTCCCCCGGCCTGCAGGTGGCAGCACCGCCCCGTGGCTGAACAGACAAAGACTCCGGGAGGGGATTTTTCCTGCTGAATGAGAAGCACCAGGGAGGAgtggccacgccccctcgcTTTAAACCGGTTTGAGCAGGATTCAGTGGAAACAAACAATAGGCTGCTGTTCAGGATCCACAACCGCCATGAGGGGGGGGCGAAGAAAACCTGCACTCCCAAACAGTCTGCACATGAGCTAGCTACATGCTACGTGCTAAGTTCACCTGAGAAACAgcacaagccccgcccacaggtgGAGGCTTAACAGGTAAACGTAGTTCAGGTAAAGTTTCGTTTTACCTGTTTGAGGCaggtggtgggcggggccatcCAGCGACAGGTAGGCGTGTTTGAAGCtgctgtggtcacatgactgggAGGCGGAGCCTAAAATAAATTGAAGACTTATTAAAATTGAATTATAAACAAACACCTTATATTCACAGGTGTTGTTTAAAAgtgtttaagccccgcccccacctggTACGAGTGCTCTGATTGGACCTGCCAGGAGCTGCCTGATGACGAAGGGGCGGAGCGACTCAGAGCGCTGCAGACGGGAGGAGGGGGAGAcgggggagagggaggaggaggactggggggtgaggaaggtgaagaggaggcagaggaggcggggcctccggccctctgctgctcctcccaTTGGTTGATCTCAGTGTAGTAAAAATCCTCCTCGCTCCGGGAACAACGCTCGTGTTCGCCACCACCATGGctaaaaggtcaaaggtcagacaatTAATAAATTGATTGAACTCAAAGTTACAAATTTAATTAGTaacttaatttattaatatatttaatttatcgaatttaatatttaatattgcaaataattttataaaactgtttatatttaatatataaaaagatattaacattatttataataataaaatatttataatatagtaaattataaattaaattattgaattaaatttatttatttataattctttttaatttaacaaTCTGACTACATTCTGCATCAGCTAATTGTatgtaattgtaattttaaatttctttgtaacatttaaatatttttgacacGCTTAAAATACTCAAATgtcgaattaaaaaaattaaaaatttttacATTAATCAATTCATtacattgtttttttcaatatacattattattattaatattataataaaaataattactaaaatatatattaaatacgATATGAttatattattagtattataaataaataaaaattattattatcattgataataataataaaaataacaataaatttatttatgataataatataattattattatatattattaaatatgttttttaaatttttttgaattGATTTTCTACAAATATCAACAATCTCATATGTCTGTTTTGTGATCACTCCATATAAGGTAAACTTCCTCCTTGCAGCAGCTGCAAGGCGTTCAGGTGCGTCTTACCTCAGGTGTGTCGTTCTGATGTGGCGTTTGATCCCCACCACTGATGTGAGCACCTTCTCACATCCGGGCCAGAGACACCTGAACGCCGCCTTCATGGAGTTCTGCAGCAGGACACATTGTTAGCTCCGCCCACCCGCTTGCGGTAGCGTTTCACCCCGCCCACAAACCAACTCACCCTGCGTTTCCGAGCCGCCGGCTCCTCGAACAGCACCTGATCCAGCTCCATATCCAGCCCCTCGTCGGTGGGCGTGGCCGCGCTGACAGAGGGGTCCGCGATTGGTGGAGAAGGGGCGGGGCTCCCGTTGCCGTGGCCGATGCTCCAGTAGCCGCTGCTGCCGCCGTCGGAGAGCTCGCTGCCTCCCCAGTCCATCGGAGGAGCTGCGACCCCCCCATAAAGAAGTTTCTGTCACTTCAAACTGTCGTGGTCgtcgttttgtttttcagggttAGCTTGTTTTCGTACCTGCTGCGTCGGGACGGGTGGGGCTGTGCAGGAGGGGGCTGCAGGACAGACTGCTGAGAACCATGGCGGCCATCAGCTCGTCCATGTCCACCTCCTCTGGACTCCTCTGACTGAGGGCGGGACGGGACGGAGATGTTAAATGAGATGTTAATGATATGCTAATGAGATGCTTACAGAAACCATTTTAGGAGACCCATCTcgcggtgacctctgaccttctggGGACGTCGATGCAGGACGACACCGATCTgctacaggaggaggaggagggatgagaTGAAGACCTGACGGAGGCGTCCTTCAGCATCAGTTCGGGTTGATCCATCGCGGCCGAGGCGTCGCCGCCACCCCCGGTCTGAAAATACACCTGAGAGAGAAAACGgctgctgtgattggtggaaaCACCTGCCAATCGACAAGGAGGTCGAGGTCGCTGGTCGTCTCGTTTTACCTTCAGCACAGGGTGACCCTTGACTCTGCTGGGGGTCGGCTGTCTGGcagtggttgccatggtgattcCAGTGTCGTCGGGCTCTTTGCCTGGTGGGGCACCCACCAACGCCCCAAGGGGAGAACGTTTGCCCAGACGCGTTTTTGGCAGCATGTCTGAATCTGAAACAGGAAGACTGAAGgtttgactgtttcactgcgtgaacctggactgtttcactgcgtgaccCTCGACTATCAAGTTTAGCTAGCTAACTAAAAGCTTCTGCTTTTAGTTTCTCAGTGATTCATTGGTCTGTTTTGAATGActtcgaccaatcagaatccaCGTCTTTCGTCCTCTGACTGTtgtgaagggaaaaaaagtcagaacccaacagaaccagtTGAGTCCAGAACTTCTTCTTTCACTGGTTTAAAATCCTCCAGTCATGAGTTGAGAACATCACACGtcgtcagccccccccccgcccaacacacacccacacacacacccccacacacacacacacacaccctccgtCTCTCTGCagctctcagccaatcacagcccttCACTACTGAGTTCACACCCCCCAAATTTAAAGTCCTTAATAATCACAAAAACAGCTGCGAATTGATCATTTATCGATTAATCGGTCCATCAATTAATCGATCAATCGATGAGACTTTCTGCTGCAACTCCGCTATTACAAACAAAACTCAATCACCTTCATCCCCGATCAGAAAGTCTTCATCAGAACCAAACGACACCAGCAGAACCGACCAATAGAGCTCCAAAGACATGACACgagcatcaatcaatcaatactaTTGATCGCCAAACAAACAAGTCCACTAACACCAGTCCGCGTGCTTCCTGCGTCAAGTTGCGCCGCAGCGCCGCGTCCTTTGAACCGACCCGGTGGAGCTGCGGAACCCGGTAAAGGCGCGCGGGACGGAACCGGACGCGGCCCGCGGGCCCACATACCTGCAGTCACGGAGAACACTCCCGGTCCGGACAGCCGCTGGTGATCACTGGGAGCCGCGCGCGACCAGCACGagcgggggggggcggggctccgcGCGAGACACGGACCGGATCGCACTGGCCCGCGCGGGCCGTCCTCCCGTTCTGACCCGTTCAGGCGGAAGAAATCCCGGGGCCGCGCGCCGCGGGAGCGCGTCCGGGTGATCGATCACGTTATTGGTGATCGATAATCGATCAGGGCTCGAACCTCCTCGGCTCCGCTCAGCTGATCCGCTCCGGGGTTTCCCGCGAGCCCCACGGAGGCTCTGTAGTAAACAAGACGACCACGTGGGAAGCAGCTGAGCGCTGATTGGTTGGGCGCAGCCTCGCAGGAACACACCCCACAGAGGGCCGTTGTTTACCGCACAGTGTGGGCTGCAGCCTGGCACGGACTAGTTAGTACTAGTTAGTAGTACTACAGTAGTACTTTAGTACTAGTTACTACTAGTGCAGTAGTACTGTTAGTACGAGTTATTAATACTTCAGTAGTATTATTACTAGTTACAATACAGTTAGTAGTAGTTATTATAGTACAGTTAGAACTAGTGAGTACTTGTTATTAATACTGTTAGTACTAGTTATTAGTACGTCAGTAGTACAATACTACTACATGTAGTTGCTGCAGGACTGAGCAGAGATCCTCTGATTGCGTAACTCCTCCCCCCTGTccttaccccccccctcccgaaacgtgtgcgcgcgcacgtaGCAGCACGTCCTCACTAGAAGCTCGTGAGCTACGtgcagctcctgctgctcctcagcTTGATCCGCCGGCGTCACGCGCCTGGTCTGTAGcagcacaaacaacaacagtaacaacaacaacaacagtaacaacaacaacaataacaacagttACCGTTACAACAACAGTACCAATAACAAAAACAGTAACAACAGTAACAAGaaaaacagtaacaacaacaacagtaacaataacaacaacaacagttacTGTTacaacagcaggaacaacaacagtaccaataacaaaaaaagtaacaacAACCACCGtagtaacaaaaacaacagtaacaacaacaacaacagttaacaacaacaacagtaacatctgcaacagtaaaaagaaaatcagtaagaacaacaataacagtaaaaacaacattaacaacagtaacaacaacagtaCCGATTACAAAAAaagtaacaacaacagtaaaaacaacaacagtaacaacaacaattacaataaacagctgaagacaagaatGAAGCTTCTTTCTTACTTCGGTCtcaataaaatgacacaaaaccGCTGCTACAAATATTCATTGATTTTTaataagatgtgtgtgtgtgtgtgtgtgtgtgtgtgtgtgtgtgtgtgtgtgtgtgtgttcagtgtgacgCAAACACGTTCTCCTGCATTTTTATCACTTACCAGAACTCTGAACATTCAcactctctctgacacacacacacacacacacacacacacacacacacacacacacacacacacacacacacacacacacacacacaatttccaAATTACACACTTCCAAAATGATGAAATACTCGTTAGTTGTCCCGTTTGAATGAACTGTTCTCAGGTGGACGGATGATCTGATGTAACTAACATCCAGTTAGAGTTGAGTCAGCTGATCAATTTTCCACTGAGATGTGACTCGGTCATGAcgcatcatcatcctcatcctcatcatcatcatcatctgactCCTCTTCTGAAATCGACTCCTTCATCCAAACGTTCTCCCCGTCTCTCTTATTTCTACTGGTGTTCTCTAAATGTTCTGAAGCTTCTGCCGCTTCAGCTCCTCAAACATGTTGAAGACGGACTGCAGTTAGCGGCTAATGTCAACTGCTAACGGTAATGCTTAACGTTAGCCGCTGTGGCCACTAACCTCCTAAAGTTAGCCATTAAAGTTAACTTCTAATATTAACCACTAAAGTTAACCACTAACATTAGTCTCAAATGTTAGCCACTAAAGTTAGCCACTAAATTTTAACTGCTAAAGTTAACTGCTAAAATTGGACACTAAAATTAACTGCTAAGGTAAGCAACTAAAGTTAAATGCTAAAGTTAGCCACTAAAGTTGGCCGCTAAAGTTAGCCATTAAAGTTAACTTCTAAAGTTAGCCACTAAAGTTAGCCATTGTTAACTGCTAAAGTTAGCTACTAAAGTTAGCCATTAAATATAACTTCTAAGGTTAGCCACTAAAGTTAGCCATTAAAGTTAAATGCTAAAGTTAGCGGCTAAAGTTAGCCATTGTTAACTGCTAAAGTTAGCCATTAAAGTTAACTGCTAAAGTTAGCCACTAAAGTTAGCCATTAAAGTTAACTTCTAAAGTTAGCCACTAAAGTTAGCCATTAAAGTTAACTGCTAAAGTTGGTTACTAAAGTTATCTGCTAATATTAACCACTAAAGTTAACCACTAACATTAGTCTCAAATGTTAGCCACTAAATTTAGCCACTAAATATAACTGCTAAAGTTAACTGCTAAAATTGGACACCAAAATTAACTGCTAAGGTAAGCAACTAAAGTTAactgctaacgttagccattAAAGTTAACTGCTAAAATTAGCCACTAAAGTTAGCCATTAAAGTTAACTGCTAAAATTGGACACTAAAATTAACTGCTATGGTAAGCAACTAAAGTTAAATGCTAAAGTTAGCCACTAAAATTAACGGCTAAAGTTAGCCACTAAAGTGCACCAATAAAGTTAAGTTTAGTGAATAACTGGTTGTCAACTAAAGTTATTGACTAAAGCTGACTGCTTAACGTTAGCTGCAAAAGTTAGTCGCTAAAGATAGCTGCTAAAGTCGGAGGGTACCTGAAGCAGTCAGAACAACCTGAACCTCAATGCTTTGAAGGACGAGATGGACGACCTCAGGAGGAACCCagcgcctcctcttcctcctccctctcctcctcctcctcctcctccatggagtccatcttcacctcctccatctATTTTGTACTTTTGAGTCAAACATGAACGTCAACACAACCTTTCTCTGATTCTGGTTGGTGTGGCTCTGTTGCTTTCTGTGTCAAAAGGGCTAGCTGCTAGCTAGGCTAGCTGCTAGCTAGGGCTAGATGCTAGCTAGGGCTAGCTGCTAGCTAGGGCTAGCTGCTGGCAAACAGAGCCTGTGTATCCAGTGAAACCTCAGACGAGCCTTCAATAAACCTTTATTGACAGTTGTCATGTCGACGCCGCCCCGTCTGCTTCAGCTAGCCGCTGGTTTAGCGGAGCGGCATTGGAACACGTTATTTACATGTTAAGAATCGTCACGTATGTTACAGAAAGTGCCTgaatggaaggaaggaaaattTCACAGGTGATTGGAAAGTGATCAATACGCCGATCATGTGATATGTGATCTGTTTGGTGCTGGGATGGACCATCATCCCTCTAGCACCGCCTCCCGATGAGGCAGCGGAggtgactcctcctcctccccctcctgccccGCCTCCGGCGTGCGAACGGGTGACGCGATTGGCCTAACTTTCTTGCTAACCCGGGCGTACATGTCATTTCTGTCTGTCGCCTGGGCAACATGAGCGCCATCCTCCtctggctgctgattggtcggcGCCGACTGCTCATcgccgtcgccgccgccgctgccgttCTTCTCGCGCTCAATTATTTGGTAGATGTGGGCGGAGTCTGAGGAATAAAAATTGATTCATTTGTaatgatcaataaatatttgttgtctAACCTTCTGTGCAGGTAAACACGGACCGTGGTTCTGCGGCGCCCTCAGGTGGCTCCTCCAAGGTGTCAGCTCCATGGCGACCTCCTCTTCAGAGTCTCAACATGAGCAGAAGGGAATCATGGGAAATGGAGTAAATGGCTTCTGATTTAATGAATCCGAAACACCTGGTCGACAGGTGGAAACTGAAACTGAAGTACCTGAAGGAGGTTCAGCTTCATCCGGCGTCTTCATCGCCTCCACGCCGCCATTGGCCTGAACAGCTGAGGTCAAAGTCCACGGATATTAAAACAGTCATTGGATTAACAGCTAATCGATACAGATATTGAACTCTGCTTCGGTTGATAAGAATTGATCACATCGTTTCCCTGTTTCTACTgatttcaacaacaacaacaaaattggAAGAGAATTAGCATGAAATTCTACATGAAACGTGTTTCTTAAACGACCAGCAATGGAGATTCGATCTGTAAAGATATAAATAACTGGTTTGTTCCATTTACTGTAAACATGAACTTTAAACCGACCTGGGAAGTTCTGTTGTGGGTTCTGTGGCGCCCCCCAGTGGCCGCTCCAGTTAGTGACGGATACAGGGTTGACttgaaaaacagaaatggaaaagagagaaaaacagttgtgaaaatcagatttgtatgtgtgtgtgtgtgtgtgtgtgtgtgtgtgtgtgtgtgtgtgtgtgtgtgtgtgtgtgtctttctgtgtgtgttcaccctcATCTTTCTGGATCTCGTCGATGGCTGGATTCTCCCTCACCTCTAAGGCATCTTCCAGACTCACctgtaaaataatgtgaatgatttatttcattctttgtATGTCTGGAATGacaacaggtcaaaggtcaaaaggtcaaCGATCTCTTACCACACTGATGAGATTTGGGGGATTTTTGTCTGCATTAGGATCTTGAAGCTCAAATGACtgtctggaaaagaaaaagaacaaggtttaagtttcaccatgtgaacccgAACCGGgacagtttcactgtgtgaaacccggactgtttcactgagtAAAACCTGGACaatttcaccgtgtgaacctggactgcttcactgcgtgaaccaggactatttcaccatgtgaaccaggactatttcaccatgtgaacctggactgtttcactgcgtaaacctggacaatttcactgtgtgaacctggactgtttaactgcgtaaacctggacagtttcactgcgtgaaactggactgtttcactgcgtgaacctggactgtttcactgcgtgaacctggactgtttcaatgcgtgaacctggactatttcactgcgtgaacctggactgtttcaatgcgtgaacctggactatttcactgcgttaacctggactgtttcaatgcgtgaacctggactatttcaccgtgtgaacctggactgtttcactgcgtgaacctggactgtttcaacgcgtgaacctggactatttcaccgtgtgaacctggactgtttcacagcgtgaacctggactgtttcacagcgtgaacctggactgtttcactgcgtgaacctggactgtttcactgcgtgaacctggactgtttcactgcgtgaacctggactgtttcactgcgtgaacctggactgtttcaatgcgtgaacctggactatttcaccgtgtgaaccttgactgtttcattgcgtgaacctggactgtttcaatgcgtgaacctggactgtttcactgcgtgaacctggactgtttcaatgcgtgaacctggactatttcaccgtgtgaacctggactgtttcacagcgtgaacctggactgtttcacagcgtgaacctggactgtttcactgcgtgaacctggactgtttcactgcgtgaacctggactgtttcactgcgtgaacctggactgtttcaatgcgtgaacctggactgtttcaccgtgtgaacctggactgtttcaccgcgtgaacctggactgtttcaatgcgtgaacctggactgtttcaccgtgtgaacctggactgtttcacatcgtgaacctggactgttttacagtgtgaacctggactgtttcactgcgtgaacctggactgtttcactgcgtgaacctggactgtttcactgcgtgaacctggactgtttcaatgcgtgaacctggactgtttcaatgcgtgaacctggactgtttcattgcgtgaacctggactgtttcaataagtgaacctggactatttcaccgtgtgaacctggactgtttcacagcgtgaacctggactgtttcacagcgtgaacctggactgtttcactgcgtgaacctgggctgtttcactgcgtgaacctggactatttcaccgggtgaacctggactgtttcactgcgtgaacctggactgtttcattgcgtgaacctggactgtttcactgtgtgaacctggactgtttcactgcgtgaacctggactgtttcactgcgtgaacctggactgtttcactgcgtgaacctggactgtttcaatgcgtgaacctggactgtttcaccgcgtgaacctggactgtttcactgcgtgaacctggactgtttcacttcgtgaacctggactgtttcactgtgtgaacctggactgtttcaccgtgtgaacctggactgtttcactgcgtgaacctggactgtttcactgtgtgaacctggactgtttcaatgcgtgaacctggactgtttcaccgtgtgaacctggactgtttcactgcgtgaacctggactttttcaccgtgtgaacctggactgtttcacagcgtgaacctggactgtttcacagcgtgaacctggactgtttcacagcgtgaacctggactgtttcactgcgtgaacctggactgtttcactgcgtgaacctggactatttcaccgggtgaacctggactatttcactgcgtgaacctggactgtttcactgcgtgaacctggactgtttcactgcgtgaacctggactgtttcaccgtgtgaacctggactgtttcactgcgtgaacctggactgtttcactgcgtgaacctggactgtttcaatgcgtgaacctggattatttcaccgtgtgaacctggactgtttcactgcgtgaacctggactgtttcaatgcgtgaacctggactatttcactatgtgaaccaggactgtttcactgcgtgaacctggactgtttcactgcgtgaacctggactgtttcaatgcgtgaacctggactatttcactgcgtgaacctggactgtttcaatgcgtgaacctggactatttcactgcgtgaacctggactgtttcaatgcgtgaacctggactatttcaccgtgtgaacctggactgtttcactgcgtgaacctggactgtttcaacgcgtgaacctggactatttcaccgtgtgaacctggactgtctcacagcgtgaacctggactgtttcacagcgtgaacctggactgtttcactgcgtgaacctggactgtttcactgcgtgaacctggactgtttcactgcgtgaacctggactgtttcactgcgtgaacctggactgtttcaatgcgtgaacctggactatttcaccgtgtgaaccttgactgtttcattgcgtgaacctggactgtttcactgcgtgaacctggactgtttcactgcgtgaacctggactgtttcaatgcgtgaacctggactatttcaccgtgtgaacctggactgtttcacagcgtgaacctggactgtttcacagcgtgaacctggactgtttcactgcgtgaacctggactgtttcactgcgtgaacctggactgtttcactgcgtgaacctggactgtttcaatgcgtgaacctggactgtttcaccgtgtgaacctggactgtttcactgcgtgaacctggactgtttcaatgcgtgaacctggactgtttcaccgtgtgaacctggactgtttcacatcgtgaacctggactgttttacagtgtgaacctggactgtttcactgcgtgaacctggactgtttcactgcgtgaacctggactgtttcactgcgtgaacctggactgtttcaatgcgtgaacctggactgtttcaatgcgtgaacctggactgtttcattgcgtgaacctggactgtttcaatgcgtgaacctggactatttcaccgtgtgaacctggactgtttcacagcgtgaacctggactgtttcacagcgtgaacctggactgtttcactgcgtgaacctgggctgtttcactgcgtgaacctggactatttcaccgggtgaacctggactgtttcactgcgtgaacctggactgtttcattgcgtgaacctggactgtttcactgtgtgaacctggactgtttcactgcgtgaacctggactgtttcactgcgtgaacctggactgtttcactgcgtgaacctggactgtttcaatgcgtgaacctggactgtttcaccgtgtgaacctggactgtttcactgcgtgaacctggactgtttcacttcgtgaacctggactgtttcactgtgtgaacctggactgtttcaccgtgtgaacctggactgtttcactgcgtgaacctggactgtttcactgtgtgaacctggactgtttcaatgcgtgaacctggactgtttcaccgtgtgaacctggactgtttcactgcgtgaacctggactttttcaccgtgtgaacctggactgtttcacagcgggaacctggactgtttcacagcgtgaacctggactgtttcacagcgtgaacctggactgtttcactgcgtgaacctggactgtttcactgcgtgaacctggactatttcaccgggtgaacctggactatttcactgcgtgaacctggactgtttcactgcgtgaacctggac
Protein-coding regions in this window:
- the znf395a gene encoding zinc finger protein 395a isoform X2, encoding MLPKTRLGKRSPLGALVGAPPGKEPDDTGITMATTARQPTPSRVKGHPVLKVYFQTGGGGDASAAMDQPELMLKDASVRSSSHPSSSSCSRSVSSCIDVPRSQRSPEEVDMDELMAAMVLSSLSCSPLLHSPTRPDAAAPPMDWGGSELSDGGSSGYWSIGHGNGSPAPSPPIADPSVSAATPTDEGLDMELDQVLFEEPAARKRRNSMKAAFRCLWPGCEKVLTSVVGIKRHIRTTHLSHGGGEHERCSRSEEDFYYTEINQWEEQQRAGGPASSASSSPSSPPSPPPPSPPSPPPPVCSALSRSAPSSSGSSWQVQSEHSYQAPPPSHVTTAASNTPTCRWMAPPTTCLKQGLAFRARSVSVGEQWLQQQSAPCRRIRGEAKKCRKVYGIEHRDQWCTACRWKKACQRFLD
- the si:ch73-204p21.2 gene encoding uncharacterized protein si:ch73-204p21.2; translated protein: MMAAVGPEVTEFSFLLPGPISVVLLFLLLSIFLTALCSDCKRQSFELQDPNADKNPPNLISVVSLEDALEVRENPAIDEIQKDEVNPVSVTNWSGHWGAPQNPQQNFPAVQANGGVEAMKTPDEAEPPSDSEEEVAMELTPWRSHLRAPQNHDSAHIYQIIEREKNGSGGGDGDEQSAPTNQQPEEDGAHVAQATDRNDMYARVSKKVRPIASPVRTPEAGQEGEEEESPPLPHREAVLEG
- the znf395a gene encoding zinc finger protein 395a isoform X1; translated protein: MSLELYWSVLLVSFGSDEDFLIGDEDSDMLPKTRLGKRSPLGALVGAPPGKEPDDTGITMATTARQPTPSRVKGHPVLKVYFQTGGGGDASAAMDQPELMLKDASVRSSSHPSSSSCSRSVSSCIDVPRSQRSPEEVDMDELMAAMVLSSLSCSPLLHSPTRPDAAAPPMDWGGSELSDGGSSGYWSIGHGNGSPAPSPPIADPSVSAATPTDEGLDMELDQVLFEEPAARKRRNSMKAAFRCLWPGCEKVLTSVVGIKRHIRTTHLSHGGGEHERCSRSEEDFYYTEINQWEEQQRAGGPASSASSSPSSPPSPPPPSPPSPPPPVCSALSRSAPSSSGSSWQVQSEHSYQAPPPSHVTTAASNTPTCRWMAPPTTCLKQGLAFRARSVSVGEQWLQQQSAPCRRIRGEAKKCRKVYGIEHRDQWCTACRWKKACQRFLD